From one Solea solea chromosome 15, fSolSol10.1, whole genome shotgun sequence genomic stretch:
- the cfl1l gene encoding non-muscle cofilin 1-like codes for MTSGVKCTDQVGTVYNAMQLTKTDDDPSERPRIVQFNITNGYIDVTKVYKQKEIEGEEDVHKFFGSLFDEKKCSYFLYDCLYETRNTQKKDLVFIMWTPDDSKISDKMQYSSSKQSITGVMKAVKHKFEMQQISDVRDKEEFADRLGRDVIKVEGHPLKKCGAKGK; via the exons ATG ACATCTGGGGTCAAATGCACCGACCAAGTGGGAACCGTCTACAATGCAATGCAGTTAACGAAAACCGATGACGATCCAAGCGAACGTCCGAGGATAGTTCAATTTAATATCACAAACGGTTACATTGATGTGACGAAGGTTTACAAGCAAAAGGAGATTGAGGGCGAGGAGGATGTACACAAGTTCTTTGGAAGTTTGTTCGATGAGAAGAAATGCAGCTACTTTCTGTATGACTGCCTATATGAAACCAGGAACACGCAAAAAAAAGACCTGGTCTTTATCATgtg GACTCCCGACGATTCAAAGATCTCAGACAAAATGCAATACTCCAGCTCCAAACAAAGCATCACTGGTGTGATGAAAG CTGTCAAACACAAGTTCGAGATGCAGCAAATTTCAGATGTGCGAGACAAGGAGGAATTTGCAGACCGTTTAGGAAGAGACGTCATCAAGGTCGAGGGCCACCCTTTGAAGAAGTGTGGCGCAAAAGGGAAATAA
- the rrbp1a gene encoding ribosome-binding protein 1a isoform X3 — protein sequence MDIYDPQTLGIMVFGGFMVISAVGIALVSSFSMKETSYEEALAKQRRELGKIQSGRNDKKKKDKISEKKSRGKKKDDKPNGKIPEQEKTEEASDTDAVIEPVSAPVVAAAPAPAPAPTPAPAVEVKPVAALQPADNQDKIAAKPSPAAEPSPAPSPKDKKKKKVAKVEPGSSQPAVIMSAPALVKSSAVSSSTQAPVSVPAKGNAPAKAVPASSKSAPTVKSAPAPVKAAAAPTKSAPPAKSTPAAPASTKSAAAPASSKSAAAPASTKSAAAPASTKSAAAAPASTKSAAAAPASTKSAAAAPPASAKSAAAAPPASAKQASAAAKSAPTSAKAVTAPAKSSSAPCKTVLETVTKDVPVMAVPPVGSQKAPVVTAKAQEPKKKSSKKKSEPVTAVDSADPPLYLPYKALVSTISSMVFSEREAHRLIEILSEKAGIVQDTWHTATQKGDPVAVLKKQLEEREKQLAAEQEDASAAKNRLRELTKDLSAEKSKVTSVETRLSSQLSKREQEMIALKARMQASYQDHVGQTQRLNAKVLSLQDQLEKGPNAQLVRLQQENSILRDALNQATSQAESKQNADLAKLRQECAKLTKEVEEKTESLLAAEHIRKGLETKVFTAEKQLSLLQASHAESEQASQRRLEEVSEELRTTQSRNSSLQVTLDKAHQDSSTLSEIQVRAENLEADIKERSAQVDALTAQVEEAKAEKGQLIQQLASITSLLEASQNKSLEEANQVNPAELEQLKLSLQERESQLSTLHEELKQLQIKQEAAENTIAELEQRNKSEDASLITSLQEELTNLKEEMVQLKNTRQSDDSAELARLQNSLTEKDVLVSSLQEQLSENTTAQLTAFQTETKESLRTLFPQIPLETELSNWLQVFTQKAQEALTVQSQESQSSPALPELLEKLKEAEASYGSLQAECEQYRTVLAETEGMLKDLQKSVEEEELVWKSKMATSEEQLSVALEKISKLEAENQSVEKLKEQMMLLEAQLEKQVESYGTLEEINQLQLRLSECQSQLDLAQKESQAQQEELAQVLGELTQTTEKLHGETAQRQQLSEELEQAQKTITEFQAQLDLLRVSAESPQTDTEDIAQLKERLEKEKKLSKDLGQAATKLQQLLKATQEQLTKERESVRTLQEHLEGKEDYVELKEGTSV from the exons ATGGATATCTATGACCCCCAGACCCTTGGTATAATGGTATTTGGTGGATTCATGGTAATCTCGGCTGTCGGGATTGCTCttgtctcctccttctccatgAAAGAGACCTCTTATGAGGAGGCCCTGGCAAAGCAACGGAGAGAGTTAGGTAAGATACAATCTGGCCGCAAtgacaaaaagaagaaggacaAAATATCTGAGAAGAAAAGCCGTGGAAAGAAGAAAGATGACAAACCCAATGGAAAAATCCCAGAGCAGGAAAAAACTGAAGAGGCCTCTGACACTGATGCGGTCATTGAACCTGTCTCTGCCCcagttgttgctgctgcccCTGCCCCTGCTCCTGCCCCTACCCCTGCCCCTGCTGTTGAGGTCAAGCCAGTTGCAGCCCTTCAGCCAGCAGATAACCAGGACAAGATTGCTGCCAAACCAAGCCCCGCTGCTGAGCCCTCACCTGCACCGTCcccaaaagataaaaagaagaaaaaagtggcAAAGGTTGAACCAGGTTCATCCCAGCCAGCTGTAATTATGTCTGCCCCAGCATTAGTTAAGTCCTCTGCTGTCTCTTCATCAACCCAAGCCCCCGTTTCTGTCCCAGCAAAAGGAAATGCCCCAGCCAAAGCTGTTCCTGCATCATCTAAGTCTGCTCCAACGGTTAAATCAGCCCCTGCACCCGTAAAGGCTGCAGCAGCCCCAACTAAATCTGCTCCTCCAGCTAAATCTacccctgctgctcctgcatcaaccaaatctgctgctgctcctgcatcatccaagtctgctgctgctcctgcatcaaccaaatctgctgctgctcctgcatcaACCAAAtctgccgctgctgctcctgcatcaACCAAAtctgccgctgctgctcctgcatcaACCAAAtctgccgctgctgctcctcccGCATCAGCCAAAtctgccgctgctgctcctcccGCATCAGCCAAGCAAGCCTCTGCCGCAGCCAAATCTGCCCCTACATCAGCAAAGGCTGTAACAGCCCCAGCCAAGTCCTCATCGGCTCCATGCAAGACAGTTCTGGAGACTGTCACCAAAGATGTCCCGGTGATGGCAGTGCCTCCAGTGGGGTCCCAGAAAGCCCCTGTTGTTACTGCAAAAGCTCAGGAACCCAAGAAGAAGTCCTCTAAGAAGAAGAGTGAGCCTG TGACAGCAGTGGATTCGGCTGACCCTCCACTGTACCTGCCCTACAAGGCCCTGGTTTCCACTATCAGTAGCATGGTGTTCAGTGAGCGGGAGGCGCATCGGCTCATCGAGATCCTGTCTGAGAAAGCTGGCATCGTTCAGGACACCTGGCACACG gcCACTCAGAAAGGAGACCCAGTTGCAGTCCTGAAAAaacagctggaggagagggagaagcaaCTGGCAGCGGAACAAGAGGACGCTTCAGCAGCAAAGAACCGCCTGAGAGAACTCACCAAG GACCTGTCTGCTGAAAAGTCCAAGGTGACCAGTGTCGAGACCAGGCTGAGTTCCCAGCTGAGTAAGAGGGAGCAGGAGATGATAGCACTTAAAGCTCGCATGCAAGCCAGTTATCAGGACCATGTTGGCCAGACACAGAGGCTCAATGCAAAG GTCCTTAGTCTGCAGGACCAGTTGGAAAAAGGCCCAAATGCCCAGCTTGTCCGACTACAGCAGGAGAACTCCATTCTCCGCGATGCCCTCAACCAAGCCACTAGTCAGGCTGAGAGCAA ACAAAATGCAGATTTGGCCAAGCTGCGTCAGGAATGTGCAAAGTTAACTAAGGAAGTTGAAGAGAAGACAGAAAGTCTGCTCGCTGCTGAGCACATCAGGAAAGGACTGGAGACCAAGGTCTTCACAGCCGAGAAGCAACTGTCCCTGCTGCAG GCCAGCCACGCAGAGAGTGAGCAGGCGTCACAGAGGAGGTTGGAGGAGGTGAGCGAAGAGCTGAGAACAACACAAAGTAGAAATAGCAGCCTGCAGGTCACCTTGGACAAGGCCCACCAGGACAGCAGCACACTTTCAG aAATTCAAGTGCGTGCTGAGAATTTGGAGGCTGACATCAAGGAGCGTTCTGCTCAGGTAGATGCCCTCACTGCCCAGGTGGAGGAAGCAAAGGCAGAGAAAGGCCAGCTTATACAGCAGTTAGCCTCCATCACCTCACTTTTGGAGGCCAGTCAAAACAAATCCCTAGAGGAGGCCAATCAG GTAAATCCTGCAGAACTGGAACAGCTAAAGCTCAG CcttcaggagagagagagccagcTGAGCACACTTCACGAGGAACTGAAGCAACTGCAGATAAAACAGGAAGCTGCC GAGAACACTATAGCTGaactggagcaaagaaacaagag TGAGGATGCCAGTCTTATCACATCACTTCAAGAGGAACTTACCAACCTCAAAGAAGAGATGGTACAATTAAAGAACACCCGG CAGTCGGATGACTCTGCAGAACTCGCTCGGCTACAGAACAG TCTGACAGAGAAGGATGTCCTTGTCTCATCACTTCAAGAGCAGCTGAGCGAG AACACTACAGCACAGCTGACAGCTTTTcaaactgaaaccaaagaaaGTCTCCGGACACTCTTTCCACAGATACCCTTAGAGACAGAGCTG TCCAACTGGTTACAAGTATTTACACAAAAAGCCCAGGAGGCTCTCACCGTGCAAAGCCAGGAGTCTCAGTCCAGCCCAGCTTTGCCT GAATTGCTTGAGAAGCTGAAGGAGGCTGAAGCGAGTTATGGGTCCCTGCAGGCTGAGTGTGAACAGTATCGGACAGTCCTGGCTGAGACG GAAGGAATGCTGAAAGATCTGCAGAAGAGTGTGGAAGAGGAAGAGCTGGTATGGAAGTCCAAGATGGCTACCTCAGAGGAACAGCTGAGTGTG GCTTTGGAGAAAATAAGCAAGCTGGAGGCAGAAAACCAAAGTGTAGAAAAG TTGAAGGAGCAGATGATGCTTCTGGAAGCTCAGCTGGAGAAGCAGGTGGAAAGCTATGGAACATTAGAGGAGATAAATCAG CTTCAGCTGCGGCTGTCAGAGTGTCAGAGCCAGTTGGATTTGGCCCAGAAGGAATCCCAGGCACAGCAGGAGGAGCTTGCACAG GTCCTTGGTGAGTTGACTCAGACAACTGAGAAGCTGCACGGGGAGACGGCACAGAGACAGCAGCTGTCGGAGGAGTTGGAGCAG GCCCAGAAAACTATCACAGAGTTTCAGGCTCAGCTGGATCTTTTGAGAGTTTCGGCTGAGTCACCACAAACTGACACGGAAGACATTGCTCAGCTCAAG GAGCGcctggagaaggagaagaagctgTCCAAAGACTTGGGCCAAGCAGCCACTAAGCTCCAGCAGCTTCTCAAAGCCACACAGGAGCAGCTGACCAAAGAGAGGGAGTCTGTGAGAACACTACAGGAGCACCTGGAAGGCAAG GAAGATTATGTAGAGCTGAAGGAAGGAACGTCTGTCTGA
- the rrbp1a gene encoding ribosome-binding protein 1a isoform X2, which produces MDIYDPQTLGIMVFGGFMVISAVGIALVSSFSMKETSYEEALAKQRRELGKIQSGRNDKKKKDKISEKKSRGKKKDDKPNGKIPEQEKTEEASDTDAVIEPVSAPVVAAAPAPAPAPTPAPAVEVKPVAALQPADNQDKIAAKPSPAAEPSPAPSPKDKKKKKVAKVEPGSSQPAVIMSAPALVKSSAVSSSTQAPVSVPAKGNAPAKAVPASSKSAPTVKSAPAPVKAAAAPTKSAPPAKSTPAAPASTKSAAAPASSKSAAAPASTKSAAAPASTKSAAAAPASTKSAAAAPASTKSAAAAPPASAKSAAAAPPASAKQASAAAKSAPTSAKAVTAPAKSSSAPCKTVLETVTKDVPVMAVPPVGSQKAPVVTAKAQEPKKKSSKKKSEPVTAVDSADPPLYLPYKALVSTISSMVFSEREAHRLIEILSEKAGIVQDTWHTATQKGDPVAVLKKQLEEREKQLAAEQEDASAAKNRLRELTKDLSAEKSKVTSVETRLSSQLSKREQEMIALKARMQASYQDHVGQTQRLNAKVLSLQDQLEKGPNAQLVRLQQENSILRDALNQATSQAESKQNADLAKLRQECAKLTKEVEEKTESLLAAEHIRKGLETKVFTAEKQLSLLQASHAESEQASQRRLEEVSEELRTTQSRNSSLQVTLDKAHQDSSTLSEIQVRAENLEADIKERSAQVDALTAQVEEAKAEKGQLIQQLASITSLLEASQNKSLEEANQVNPAELEQLKLSLQERESQLSTLHEELKQLQIKQEAAENTIAELEQRNKSEDASLITSLQEELTNLKEEMVQLKNTRSDDSAELARLQNSLTEKDVLVSSLQEQLSENTTAQLTAFQTETKESLRTLFPQIPLETELSNWLQVFTQKAQEALTVQSQESQSSPALPELLEKLKEAEASYGSLQAECEQYRTVLAETEGMLKDLQKSVEEEELVWKSKMATSEEQLSVALEKISKLEAENQSVEKLKEQMMLLEAQLEKQVESYGTLEEINQLQLRLSECQSQLDLAQKESQAQQEELAQVREQLGKITMLAQHEQNGPTEAQPSQVLGELTQTTEKLHGETAQRQQLSEELEQAQKTITEFQAQLDLLRVSAESPQTDTEDIAQLKERLEKEKKLSKDLGQAATKLQQLLKATQEQLTKERESVRTLQEHLEGKEDYVELKEGTSV; this is translated from the exons ATGGATATCTATGACCCCCAGACCCTTGGTATAATGGTATTTGGTGGATTCATGGTAATCTCGGCTGTCGGGATTGCTCttgtctcctccttctccatgAAAGAGACCTCTTATGAGGAGGCCCTGGCAAAGCAACGGAGAGAGTTAGGTAAGATACAATCTGGCCGCAAtgacaaaaagaagaaggacaAAATATCTGAGAAGAAAAGCCGTGGAAAGAAGAAAGATGACAAACCCAATGGAAAAATCCCAGAGCAGGAAAAAACTGAAGAGGCCTCTGACACTGATGCGGTCATTGAACCTGTCTCTGCCCcagttgttgctgctgcccCTGCCCCTGCTCCTGCCCCTACCCCTGCCCCTGCTGTTGAGGTCAAGCCAGTTGCAGCCCTTCAGCCAGCAGATAACCAGGACAAGATTGCTGCCAAACCAAGCCCCGCTGCTGAGCCCTCACCTGCACCGTCcccaaaagataaaaagaagaaaaaagtggcAAAGGTTGAACCAGGTTCATCCCAGCCAGCTGTAATTATGTCTGCCCCAGCATTAGTTAAGTCCTCTGCTGTCTCTTCATCAACCCAAGCCCCCGTTTCTGTCCCAGCAAAAGGAAATGCCCCAGCCAAAGCTGTTCCTGCATCATCTAAGTCTGCTCCAACGGTTAAATCAGCCCCTGCACCCGTAAAGGCTGCAGCAGCCCCAACTAAATCTGCTCCTCCAGCTAAATCTacccctgctgctcctgcatcaaccaaatctgctgctgctcctgcatcatccaagtctgctgctgctcctgcatcaaccaaatctgctgctgctcctgcatcaACCAAAtctgccgctgctgctcctgcatcaACCAAAtctgccgctgctgctcctgcatcaACCAAAtctgccgctgctgctcctcccGCATCAGCCAAAtctgccgctgctgctcctcccGCATCAGCCAAGCAAGCCTCTGCCGCAGCCAAATCTGCCCCTACATCAGCAAAGGCTGTAACAGCCCCAGCCAAGTCCTCATCGGCTCCATGCAAGACAGTTCTGGAGACTGTCACCAAAGATGTCCCGGTGATGGCAGTGCCTCCAGTGGGGTCCCAGAAAGCCCCTGTTGTTACTGCAAAAGCTCAGGAACCCAAGAAGAAGTCCTCTAAGAAGAAGAGTGAGCCTG TGACAGCAGTGGATTCGGCTGACCCTCCACTGTACCTGCCCTACAAGGCCCTGGTTTCCACTATCAGTAGCATGGTGTTCAGTGAGCGGGAGGCGCATCGGCTCATCGAGATCCTGTCTGAGAAAGCTGGCATCGTTCAGGACACCTGGCACACG gcCACTCAGAAAGGAGACCCAGTTGCAGTCCTGAAAAaacagctggaggagagggagaagcaaCTGGCAGCGGAACAAGAGGACGCTTCAGCAGCAAAGAACCGCCTGAGAGAACTCACCAAG GACCTGTCTGCTGAAAAGTCCAAGGTGACCAGTGTCGAGACCAGGCTGAGTTCCCAGCTGAGTAAGAGGGAGCAGGAGATGATAGCACTTAAAGCTCGCATGCAAGCCAGTTATCAGGACCATGTTGGCCAGACACAGAGGCTCAATGCAAAG GTCCTTAGTCTGCAGGACCAGTTGGAAAAAGGCCCAAATGCCCAGCTTGTCCGACTACAGCAGGAGAACTCCATTCTCCGCGATGCCCTCAACCAAGCCACTAGTCAGGCTGAGAGCAA ACAAAATGCAGATTTGGCCAAGCTGCGTCAGGAATGTGCAAAGTTAACTAAGGAAGTTGAAGAGAAGACAGAAAGTCTGCTCGCTGCTGAGCACATCAGGAAAGGACTGGAGACCAAGGTCTTCACAGCCGAGAAGCAACTGTCCCTGCTGCAG GCCAGCCACGCAGAGAGTGAGCAGGCGTCACAGAGGAGGTTGGAGGAGGTGAGCGAAGAGCTGAGAACAACACAAAGTAGAAATAGCAGCCTGCAGGTCACCTTGGACAAGGCCCACCAGGACAGCAGCACACTTTCAG aAATTCAAGTGCGTGCTGAGAATTTGGAGGCTGACATCAAGGAGCGTTCTGCTCAGGTAGATGCCCTCACTGCCCAGGTGGAGGAAGCAAAGGCAGAGAAAGGCCAGCTTATACAGCAGTTAGCCTCCATCACCTCACTTTTGGAGGCCAGTCAAAACAAATCCCTAGAGGAGGCCAATCAG GTAAATCCTGCAGAACTGGAACAGCTAAAGCTCAG CcttcaggagagagagagccagcTGAGCACACTTCACGAGGAACTGAAGCAACTGCAGATAAAACAGGAAGCTGCC GAGAACACTATAGCTGaactggagcaaagaaacaagag TGAGGATGCCAGTCTTATCACATCACTTCAAGAGGAACTTACCAACCTCAAAGAAGAGATGGTACAATTAAAGAACACCCGG TCGGATGACTCTGCAGAACTCGCTCGGCTACAGAACAG TCTGACAGAGAAGGATGTCCTTGTCTCATCACTTCAAGAGCAGCTGAGCGAG AACACTACAGCACAGCTGACAGCTTTTcaaactgaaaccaaagaaaGTCTCCGGACACTCTTTCCACAGATACCCTTAGAGACAGAGCTG TCCAACTGGTTACAAGTATTTACACAAAAAGCCCAGGAGGCTCTCACCGTGCAAAGCCAGGAGTCTCAGTCCAGCCCAGCTTTGCCT GAATTGCTTGAGAAGCTGAAGGAGGCTGAAGCGAGTTATGGGTCCCTGCAGGCTGAGTGTGAACAGTATCGGACAGTCCTGGCTGAGACG GAAGGAATGCTGAAAGATCTGCAGAAGAGTGTGGAAGAGGAAGAGCTGGTATGGAAGTCCAAGATGGCTACCTCAGAGGAACAGCTGAGTGTG GCTTTGGAGAAAATAAGCAAGCTGGAGGCAGAAAACCAAAGTGTAGAAAAG TTGAAGGAGCAGATGATGCTTCTGGAAGCTCAGCTGGAGAAGCAGGTGGAAAGCTATGGAACATTAGAGGAGATAAATCAG CTTCAGCTGCGGCTGTCAGAGTGTCAGAGCCAGTTGGATTTGGCCCAGAAGGAATCCCAGGCACAGCAGGAGGAGCTTGCACAG gtcAGAGAGCAACTGGGCAAGATCACGATGTTGGCTCAGCACGAACAGAATGGCCCAACTGAGGCTCAACCCAGTCAG GTCCTTGGTGAGTTGACTCAGACAACTGAGAAGCTGCACGGGGAGACGGCACAGAGACAGCAGCTGTCGGAGGAGTTGGAGCAG GCCCAGAAAACTATCACAGAGTTTCAGGCTCAGCTGGATCTTTTGAGAGTTTCGGCTGAGTCACCACAAACTGACACGGAAGACATTGCTCAGCTCAAG GAGCGcctggagaaggagaagaagctgTCCAAAGACTTGGGCCAAGCAGCCACTAAGCTCCAGCAGCTTCTCAAAGCCACACAGGAGCAGCTGACCAAAGAGAGGGAGTCTGTGAGAACACTACAGGAGCACCTGGAAGGCAAG GAAGATTATGTAGAGCTGAAGGAAGGAACGTCTGTCTGA
- the rrbp1a gene encoding ribosome-binding protein 1a isoform X1, whose product MDIYDPQTLGIMVFGGFMVISAVGIALVSSFSMKETSYEEALAKQRRELGKIQSGRNDKKKKDKISEKKSRGKKKDDKPNGKIPEQEKTEEASDTDAVIEPVSAPVVAAAPAPAPAPTPAPAVEVKPVAALQPADNQDKIAAKPSPAAEPSPAPSPKDKKKKKVAKVEPGSSQPAVIMSAPALVKSSAVSSSTQAPVSVPAKGNAPAKAVPASSKSAPTVKSAPAPVKAAAAPTKSAPPAKSTPAAPASTKSAAAPASSKSAAAPASTKSAAAPASTKSAAAAPASTKSAAAAPASTKSAAAAPPASAKSAAAAPPASAKQASAAAKSAPTSAKAVTAPAKSSSAPCKTVLETVTKDVPVMAVPPVGSQKAPVVTAKAQEPKKKSSKKKSEPVTAVDSADPPLYLPYKALVSTISSMVFSEREAHRLIEILSEKAGIVQDTWHTATQKGDPVAVLKKQLEEREKQLAAEQEDASAAKNRLRELTKDLSAEKSKVTSVETRLSSQLSKREQEMIALKARMQASYQDHVGQTQRLNAKVLSLQDQLEKGPNAQLVRLQQENSILRDALNQATSQAESKQNADLAKLRQECAKLTKEVEEKTESLLAAEHIRKGLETKVFTAEKQLSLLQASHAESEQASQRRLEEVSEELRTTQSRNSSLQVTLDKAHQDSSTLSEIQVRAENLEADIKERSAQVDALTAQVEEAKAEKGQLIQQLASITSLLEASQNKSLEEANQVNPAELEQLKLSLQERESQLSTLHEELKQLQIKQEAAENTIAELEQRNKSEDASLITSLQEELTNLKEEMVQLKNTRQSDDSAELARLQNSLTEKDVLVSSLQEQLSENTTAQLTAFQTETKESLRTLFPQIPLETELSNWLQVFTQKAQEALTVQSQESQSSPALPELLEKLKEAEASYGSLQAECEQYRTVLAETEGMLKDLQKSVEEEELVWKSKMATSEEQLSVALEKISKLEAENQSVEKLKEQMMLLEAQLEKQVESYGTLEEINQLQLRLSECQSQLDLAQKESQAQQEELAQVREQLGKITMLAQHEQNGPTEAQPSQVLGELTQTTEKLHGETAQRQQLSEELEQAQKTITEFQAQLDLLRVSAESPQTDTEDIAQLKERLEKEKKLSKDLGQAATKLQQLLKATQEQLTKERESVRTLQEHLEGKEDYVELKEGTSV is encoded by the exons ATGGATATCTATGACCCCCAGACCCTTGGTATAATGGTATTTGGTGGATTCATGGTAATCTCGGCTGTCGGGATTGCTCttgtctcctccttctccatgAAAGAGACCTCTTATGAGGAGGCCCTGGCAAAGCAACGGAGAGAGTTAGGTAAGATACAATCTGGCCGCAAtgacaaaaagaagaaggacaAAATATCTGAGAAGAAAAGCCGTGGAAAGAAGAAAGATGACAAACCCAATGGAAAAATCCCAGAGCAGGAAAAAACTGAAGAGGCCTCTGACACTGATGCGGTCATTGAACCTGTCTCTGCCCcagttgttgctgctgcccCTGCCCCTGCTCCTGCCCCTACCCCTGCCCCTGCTGTTGAGGTCAAGCCAGTTGCAGCCCTTCAGCCAGCAGATAACCAGGACAAGATTGCTGCCAAACCAAGCCCCGCTGCTGAGCCCTCACCTGCACCGTCcccaaaagataaaaagaagaaaaaagtggcAAAGGTTGAACCAGGTTCATCCCAGCCAGCTGTAATTATGTCTGCCCCAGCATTAGTTAAGTCCTCTGCTGTCTCTTCATCAACCCAAGCCCCCGTTTCTGTCCCAGCAAAAGGAAATGCCCCAGCCAAAGCTGTTCCTGCATCATCTAAGTCTGCTCCAACGGTTAAATCAGCCCCTGCACCCGTAAAGGCTGCAGCAGCCCCAACTAAATCTGCTCCTCCAGCTAAATCTacccctgctgctcctgcatcaaccaaatctgctgctgctcctgcatcatccaagtctgctgctgctcctgcatcaaccaaatctgctgctgctcctgcatcaACCAAAtctgccgctgctgctcctgcatcaACCAAAtctgccgctgctgctcctgcatcaACCAAAtctgccgctgctgctcctcccGCATCAGCCAAAtctgccgctgctgctcctcccGCATCAGCCAAGCAAGCCTCTGCCGCAGCCAAATCTGCCCCTACATCAGCAAAGGCTGTAACAGCCCCAGCCAAGTCCTCATCGGCTCCATGCAAGACAGTTCTGGAGACTGTCACCAAAGATGTCCCGGTGATGGCAGTGCCTCCAGTGGGGTCCCAGAAAGCCCCTGTTGTTACTGCAAAAGCTCAGGAACCCAAGAAGAAGTCCTCTAAGAAGAAGAGTGAGCCTG TGACAGCAGTGGATTCGGCTGACCCTCCACTGTACCTGCCCTACAAGGCCCTGGTTTCCACTATCAGTAGCATGGTGTTCAGTGAGCGGGAGGCGCATCGGCTCATCGAGATCCTGTCTGAGAAAGCTGGCATCGTTCAGGACACCTGGCACACG gcCACTCAGAAAGGAGACCCAGTTGCAGTCCTGAAAAaacagctggaggagagggagaagcaaCTGGCAGCGGAACAAGAGGACGCTTCAGCAGCAAAGAACCGCCTGAGAGAACTCACCAAG GACCTGTCTGCTGAAAAGTCCAAGGTGACCAGTGTCGAGACCAGGCTGAGTTCCCAGCTGAGTAAGAGGGAGCAGGAGATGATAGCACTTAAAGCTCGCATGCAAGCCAGTTATCAGGACCATGTTGGCCAGACACAGAGGCTCAATGCAAAG GTCCTTAGTCTGCAGGACCAGTTGGAAAAAGGCCCAAATGCCCAGCTTGTCCGACTACAGCAGGAGAACTCCATTCTCCGCGATGCCCTCAACCAAGCCACTAGTCAGGCTGAGAGCAA ACAAAATGCAGATTTGGCCAAGCTGCGTCAGGAATGTGCAAAGTTAACTAAGGAAGTTGAAGAGAAGACAGAAAGTCTGCTCGCTGCTGAGCACATCAGGAAAGGACTGGAGACCAAGGTCTTCACAGCCGAGAAGCAACTGTCCCTGCTGCAG GCCAGCCACGCAGAGAGTGAGCAGGCGTCACAGAGGAGGTTGGAGGAGGTGAGCGAAGAGCTGAGAACAACACAAAGTAGAAATAGCAGCCTGCAGGTCACCTTGGACAAGGCCCACCAGGACAGCAGCACACTTTCAG aAATTCAAGTGCGTGCTGAGAATTTGGAGGCTGACATCAAGGAGCGTTCTGCTCAGGTAGATGCCCTCACTGCCCAGGTGGAGGAAGCAAAGGCAGAGAAAGGCCAGCTTATACAGCAGTTAGCCTCCATCACCTCACTTTTGGAGGCCAGTCAAAACAAATCCCTAGAGGAGGCCAATCAG GTAAATCCTGCAGAACTGGAACAGCTAAAGCTCAG CcttcaggagagagagagccagcTGAGCACACTTCACGAGGAACTGAAGCAACTGCAGATAAAACAGGAAGCTGCC GAGAACACTATAGCTGaactggagcaaagaaacaagag TGAGGATGCCAGTCTTATCACATCACTTCAAGAGGAACTTACCAACCTCAAAGAAGAGATGGTACAATTAAAGAACACCCGG CAGTCGGATGACTCTGCAGAACTCGCTCGGCTACAGAACAG TCTGACAGAGAAGGATGTCCTTGTCTCATCACTTCAAGAGCAGCTGAGCGAG AACACTACAGCACAGCTGACAGCTTTTcaaactgaaaccaaagaaaGTCTCCGGACACTCTTTCCACAGATACCCTTAGAGACAGAGCTG TCCAACTGGTTACAAGTATTTACACAAAAAGCCCAGGAGGCTCTCACCGTGCAAAGCCAGGAGTCTCAGTCCAGCCCAGCTTTGCCT GAATTGCTTGAGAAGCTGAAGGAGGCTGAAGCGAGTTATGGGTCCCTGCAGGCTGAGTGTGAACAGTATCGGACAGTCCTGGCTGAGACG GAAGGAATGCTGAAAGATCTGCAGAAGAGTGTGGAAGAGGAAGAGCTGGTATGGAAGTCCAAGATGGCTACCTCAGAGGAACAGCTGAGTGTG GCTTTGGAGAAAATAAGCAAGCTGGAGGCAGAAAACCAAAGTGTAGAAAAG TTGAAGGAGCAGATGATGCTTCTGGAAGCTCAGCTGGAGAAGCAGGTGGAAAGCTATGGAACATTAGAGGAGATAAATCAG CTTCAGCTGCGGCTGTCAGAGTGTCAGAGCCAGTTGGATTTGGCCCAGAAGGAATCCCAGGCACAGCAGGAGGAGCTTGCACAG gtcAGAGAGCAACTGGGCAAGATCACGATGTTGGCTCAGCACGAACAGAATGGCCCAACTGAGGCTCAACCCAGTCAG GTCCTTGGTGAGTTGACTCAGACAACTGAGAAGCTGCACGGGGAGACGGCACAGAGACAGCAGCTGTCGGAGGAGTTGGAGCAG GCCCAGAAAACTATCACAGAGTTTCAGGCTCAGCTGGATCTTTTGAGAGTTTCGGCTGAGTCACCACAAACTGACACGGAAGACATTGCTCAGCTCAAG GAGCGcctggagaaggagaagaagctgTCCAAAGACTTGGGCCAAGCAGCCACTAAGCTCCAGCAGCTTCTCAAAGCCACACAGGAGCAGCTGACCAAAGAGAGGGAGTCTGTGAGAACACTACAGGAGCACCTGGAAGGCAAG GAAGATTATGTAGAGCTGAAGGAAGGAACGTCTGTCTGA